A single region of the Glycine max cultivar Williams 82 chromosome 20, Glycine_max_v4.0, whole genome shotgun sequence genome encodes:
- the LOC100527039 gene encoding pre-mRNA-processing factor 19 homolog 2 — MNCSISGEVPEEPVVSRNSGLLFEKRLIERHISDYGKCPITGEPLTMDDIVPIKTGKIVKPRPVQAASIPGMLGMFQNEWDGLMLSNFALEQQLHTARQELSHALYQHDAACRVIARLKKERDEARSLLAQAERQFPVSAPNAITANAPVLSNGKRAAEDEDLAPGAKKIHPGISSSIISELTDCNAALSQQRKKRQIPPTLAPVEALEAYTQISSHPFHKTNKQGIISLDILYSKDLIATGGIDTNAVIFDRPSGQILSTLSGHSKKVTSVKFVAQGESFLTASADKTVRLWQGSDDGNYNCRHILKDHSAEVQAVTVHATNNYFVTASLDGSWCFYELSSGTCLTQVYDTSGSSEGYTSAAFHPDGLILGTGTTESLVKIWDVKSQANVARFDGHAGPVTAISFSENGYFLATAAHDGVKLWDLRKLKNFRNFAPYDSETPTSSVEFDHSGSYLAVAGSDIRIYQVANVKSEWNCIKTFPDLSGTGKNTCVKFGPDSKYIAVGSMDRNLRIFGLPGEDAPTES, encoded by the exons ATGAATTGCTCCA TCTCCGGCGAAGTTCCGGAAGAGCCCGTCGTGTCTCGGAACTCCGGTCTCCTCTTCGAGAAGCGTTTGATTGAGCGACACATTTCG GATTATGGGAAGTGTCCAATTACTGGAGAACCACTTACTATGGACGACATTGTACCAATCAAGACAGGCAAG ATAGTGAAACCCAGACCTGTTCAGGCAGCTAGCATCCCTGGCATGCTTGGAATGTTCCAAAAT GAATGGGATGGATTGATGCTATCTAATTTTGCATTGGAGCAACAATTGCACACAGCAAGACAAGAGCTGAGTCATGCTTTGTATCAG CATGATGCTGCTTGCCGAGTTATTGCAAGACTAAAAAAGGAACGAGATGAAGCTAGGTCCTTACTTGCACAAGCAGAGAGGCAGTTCCCTGTTTCTGCACCAAATGCCATAACAGCAAATGCCCCCGTCCTGAGCAATGGGAAAAGAG ctGCTGAGGATGAGGATCTGGCTCCTGGTGCAAAGAAAATTCATCCTGGAATATCTTCTAGCATAATTTCTGAGCTAACTGATTGCAATGCTGCTCTTTCCCAGCAGAGAAAGAAGCGACAG ATTCCTCCAACTTTGGCTCCTGTCGAAGCTCTAGAGGCATATACCCAGATATCTAGTCATCcctttcacaaaacaaacaaacaaggcATTATATCTCTTGATATCCTTTATTCTAAG GACTTAATTGCAACTGGAGGTATTGATACAAATGCTGTTATTTTTGACCGCCCATCAGGACAGATATTATCTACACTCAGTGGTCACTCTAAAAAG GTGACCAGTGTAAAGTTTGTAGCTCAGGGTGAATCATTCCTAACTGCTTCAGCAGATAAG ACAGTTCGTCTATGGCAAGGGTCAGATGATGGTAACTATAACTGCAGGCACATCTTAAAGGATCATTCAGCTGAG GTGCAAGCTGTCACTGTCCATGCAACCAATAATTACTTTGTGACTGCTTCACTTGATGGCTCTTGGTGCTTTTATGAACTTTCTTCAGGGACGTGTTTGACTCAG GTTTATGACACTTCAGGTTCTTCGGAAGGGTACACATCTGCGGCTTTTCATCCGGATGGTCTCATTCTTGGAACCGGCACCACAGAATCTCTTGTCAAGATTTGGGATGTAAAAAGTCAG GCAAATGTTGCTAGGTTTGACGGACATGCTGGGCCAGTAACTGCCATATCTTTCTCTGAGAATGGATACTTCCTTGCG ACTGCTGCTCATGATGGTGTTAAGCTTTGGGATCTACGTAAACTGAAGAACTTCAGGAATTTTGCTCCATATGATTCGGAAACACCAACGAGCTCCG TGGAGTTCGACCACAGTGGGTCCTACCTAGCAGTTGCTGGTTCTGATATAAG GATTTACCAAGTAGCAAATGTGAAATCTGAATGGAACTGTATCAAAACCTTCCCTGATTTATCTGGAACAG GGAAGAACACGTGTGTAAAATTTGGTCCAGATTCTAAATACATAGCTGTGGGATCAATGGACCGAAATCTTCGGATATTCGGCTTGCCCGGTGAAGATGCTCCTACTGAGTCATAA